Proteins co-encoded in one Bacteroidota bacterium genomic window:
- a CDS encoding quinol:cytochrome C oxidoreductase yields the protein MMNYTVTKNNKMVAIGLMVLGILSIAYGFSTGDTTRSWANLLIGNFYFMAMALGATFFLAVQYVAEVGWSVQIKRVWMAMGQYLPFAGLFMILIFAFGHHDLYSWTHPENYDKTSEHYDAILDGKSGYLNMTFYFIRLVLYAVIWAGFAFLLRKESLKEDEVGGYTHYHKASRLSAIFLVLFAITSSTSAWDILMSVDAHWFSTLFGWYTFAGLFVTTMTVTTMIVLYLKRKGYLPNVNDNHIHDLGKFMFAFSIFWTYLWFSQFMLIWYANLPEEVVYFMQRQGHYKPLFLANLFINFAVPFIVLMTRDAKRMNGLLTFVGCVIVAGHWLDVYMMVMPGTVGEHGSIGIQEIGTPCFFAGLFMWVVFHKLAAAPLIPKNHPMIKESYYHHI from the coding sequence ATGATGAATTATACGGTTACAAAAAACAATAAAATGGTCGCCATAGGTCTTATGGTGCTTGGAATACTGTCAATTGCTTACGGCTTCTCAACAGGAGACACTACTCGCTCATGGGCCAATTTATTAATTGGGAATTTTTATTTTATGGCAATGGCACTGGGAGCAACCTTTTTTCTTGCGGTACAATATGTGGCCGAAGTAGGTTGGTCAGTACAAATTAAAAGAGTTTGGATGGCAATGGGACAATACTTGCCTTTTGCAGGGTTGTTCATGATTTTGATCTTTGCTTTTGGTCATCACGATTTATACTCTTGGACCCATCCTGAAAATTATGATAAAACCTCTGAACACTATGATGCAATATTAGATGGAAAGAGCGGATACTTAAACATGACATTTTACTTTATTCGCTTGGTATTATATGCAGTTATTTGGGCTGGTTTTGCATTTCTTTTGCGCAAAGAATCATTAAAGGAAGACGAAGTTGGCGGATATACGCACTATCATAAAGCTTCTAGACTTTCTGCAATATTTCTTGTTCTTTTTGCAATTACGTCCTCCACATCAGCTTGGGATATATTAATGTCGGTAGATGCGCACTGGTTCAGTACCTTGTTTGGATGGTATACTTTTGCCGGTTTATTTGTTACTACAATGACAGTAACAACAATGATAGTATTGTATTTGAAACGCAAAGGATATTTACCCAATGTGAACGATAATCACATTCATGATTTAGGTAAATTTATGTTTGCTTTCAGTATTTTCTGGACCTATTTATGGTTTTCTCAATTCATGCTTATTTGGTATGCTAACCTTCCTGAAGAAGTGGTTTATTTTATGCAACGTCAAGGTCATTACAAACCATTGTTTTTAGCCAATTTATTCATCAATTTTGCTGTGCCATTTATTGTTTTAATGACACGAGATGCAAAGCGAATGAATGGCTTATTAACCTTTGTAGGATGTGTTATTGTTGCGGGCCATTGGCTCGATGTTTATATGATGGTAATGCCGGGAACTGTTGGAGAACATGGTTCAATAGGAATACAGGAAATTGGAACTCCTTGTTTTTTTGCAGGATTATTCATGTGGGTAGTATTCCATAAGTTAGCAGCAGCTCCGCTAATTCCGAAGAATCACCCAATGATTAAAGAAAGCTACTATCATCATATCTAA
- a CDS encoding cytochrome c oxidase subunit II, with product MEHYLIYAVILLGVWAFARLIKVFELTGQLKGNDRENVTHNDNRVNASLMIIFMVAFYAFIYWQIKHYSSLLLPEAASKHGVEIDKLWDFNIYIISLVFILTNTILFIFAWKYYYRKGNKATFFAHSTKLEMIWTIIPAIVLAVIISYGLKTWNAITTDVDPKETVLIELYAKQFDWTARYAGNDKVLGSTNYKLIGDGNELALDASDAANMDDKLVKSEFHLPVNKEVLFKFRSRDIIHSAYMPHFRAQMNCVPGMETQFHFVPTITTEEMRKKTNNPEFDYVLLCNKICGAGHYNMQMKIVVESEADYTKWLAEQKTFAETRNAAAAAPIVEPIAAPTADTAKTVPAADTAKTATLTKATK from the coding sequence ATGGAACATTATTTAATTTATGCAGTCATCCTATTAGGTGTTTGGGCATTTGCCAGATTAATTAAAGTGTTTGAATTAACCGGACAATTAAAGGGAAATGACCGTGAAAATGTAACGCACAACGATAATCGGGTTAATGCAAGCCTGATGATTATTTTTATGGTTGCTTTTTATGCCTTTATTTACTGGCAAATAAAACATTATTCATCTTTATTACTGCCTGAAGCAGCATCAAAGCACGGTGTCGAAATTGACAAACTGTGGGATTTTAATATTTATATTATCTCTTTGGTTTTTATTCTAACCAATACCATCCTCTTTATTTTTGCTTGGAAATATTATTACCGAAAAGGAAATAAAGCAACTTTTTTTGCACACAGTACCAAACTTGAGATGATTTGGACAATAATTCCTGCTATTGTTCTTGCGGTTATTATTTCCTACGGATTAAAAACATGGAATGCGATTACAACAGATGTTGATCCAAAAGAAACTGTTCTAATTGAATTATATGCAAAACAATTTGACTGGACAGCACGTTACGCTGGTAATGACAAAGTGCTTGGTTCAACCAATTATAAATTAATTGGTGATGGGAATGAATTAGCTTTAGATGCTTCAGATGCTGCTAATATGGACGACAAATTAGTGAAGAGCGAATTCCATTTACCGGTAAATAAAGAAGTGTTGTTTAAATTTCGTTCTCGAGATATTATACACAGCGCATATATGCCACATTTCAGAGCACAAATGAACTGTGTTCCGGGTATGGAAACTCAGTTCCATTTCGTTCCAACCATTACAACTGAAGAAATGCGCAAAAAAACCAATAATCCTGAGTTTGATTATGTGTTATTGTGTAACAAAATATGCGGTGCAGGACATTACAACATGCAAATGAAAATTGTTGTTGAAAGTGAAGCTGATTACACAAAATGGTTGGCAGAACAAAAAACATTTGCTGAAACACGCAATGCTGCTGCAGCTGCACCAATTGTTGAACCAATAGCAGCTCCAACCGCTGATACAGCTAAGACAGTACCCGCAGCAGATACAGCTAAAACTGCAACATTAACCAAGGCCACAAAATAA